A DNA window from Borrelia sp. HM contains the following coding sequences:
- a CDS encoding M23 family metallopeptidase has protein sequence MLQIKNILFIFFILIIELLNINAVTDDVIKIQYKNEVFQGESIYLASNKNFKKLSLLGTNQKPILSSYPFKFNVGNRKYYMALIGITPMIKEGKRKIEIEFENKKYIKEIEIKKFNFKKTMIKFNKKKSKLIKNQQSPKAKEQAVTLWNIIGNIGDTTIYHYDKLVQPIKDQYKITSLFGEQRIYMQDNTKISTNYKMHNGKDYATSKKEKTPIFAAGKGKVVFARDREITGKTVIIQHLPGVFTIYLHLSKFGVKENTIVNTGEYIGNIGNTGISTGPHLHFEVRINGIAINPDFFFKQMLIDKNQIINNIKRIQ, from the coding sequence ATGCTTCAAATAAAAAACATTTTATTTATTTTTTTTATTTTAATAATTGAACTACTCAATATAAATGCAGTAACTGATGATGTCATAAAAATACAATATAAAAACGAAGTTTTTCAGGGAGAAAGCATATACCTTGCAAGTAACAAAAATTTTAAAAAACTATCTCTTCTAGGAACAAACCAAAAACCTATCTTAAGTTCTTATCCTTTCAAATTCAACGTAGGAAATAGAAAATACTATATGGCACTAATAGGCATCACACCAATGATTAAAGAAGGTAAAAGAAAAATCGAAATAGAATTCGAAAATAAAAAATATATAAAGGAAATAGAAATAAAAAAATTTAACTTTAAAAAAACAATGATTAAATTTAACAAAAAAAAATCCAAGCTCATTAAAAATCAACAGTCGCCTAAAGCAAAAGAACAAGCAGTCACACTATGGAATATAATTGGAAACATAGGAGACACAACAATATATCACTACGATAAATTAGTTCAACCAATTAAAGATCAATATAAAATAACTAGTCTTTTTGGAGAACAAAGAATTTATATGCAAGATAACACTAAAATATCAACAAACTATAAAATGCATAATGGCAAAGATTATGCTACATCTAAAAAAGAAAAAACACCTATTTTTGCAGCTGGTAAAGGTAAAGTAGTATTTGCAAGAGACAGAGAAATTACCGGTAAAACTGTAATTATCCAACACTTACCAGGGGTATTTACAATTTATTTACATCTATCAAAATTTGGAGTAAAAGAGAATACAATAGTAAATACAGGCGAATATATTGGAAACATTGGTAACACAGGAATTTCAACAGGACCCCATCTACATTTTGAAGTCAGAATTAATGGGATCGCAATAAATCCAGATTTTTTCTTTAAGCAAATGCTTATTGACAAAAATCAAATAATCAATAACATTAAGAGAATACAATAA
- the rpsU gene encoding 30S ribosomal protein S21, whose product MVTVNVDKNEGLEKALKRFKRMIEKEAIIREWKRREYYEKPSTIRVKKEKAFKRKQAKKVRKLKQKISK is encoded by the coding sequence TTGGTAACTGTTAATGTTGATAAAAATGAAGGTCTAGAAAAAGCATTGAAACGTTTCAAAAGAATGATTGAAAAAGAAGCGATAATTAGAGAATGGAAAAGAAGAGAATATTATGAGAAACCATCCACCATTCGAGTTAAAAAAGAAAAAGCATTCAAACGAAAGCAAGCAAAAAAAGTCAGAAAGCTAAAACAAAAAATTAGCAAATAA
- the recJ gene encoding single-stranded-DNA-specific exonuclease RecJ, which yields MKIWKKKEIDIKKEDIISIAKKYNISFVETTLLLRREVKEEDFLFFIESSVNLMHNPFLLKNIDKFIYRINEAIEHKENILIFGDKDADGITATIIMYETLKNFGINVTYKIPSNGEFYGITKQIIDKAYENKISIIITVDCGISNIEEANYAKSKNIEVIITDHHLPNKEINTENIIINPHLKGDLSPFKEIAGCYVSFKACLALQLSTTNLYNKNIAFLFLEKLNNNIVLHAIAINNYILKKYLMLESNNDLQSNIHKLEEFSKNKYIILFNKDEQNHLLNKFFNKKIDIETIDISENFVKKFPKFSKKTLKELMQICKYFKYKEIDIKEKLYYIFYNIIFEVNKDILKSCLKNLKFVAIGTIADNMPIINENRIVVKEGLKEIALRENMSINYLLKEVNILTKTKITSTDIAFKIAPILNSTGRLEKADITIQFLLTKDINKIENKFKEIKNINTLRKHKEEISWNTHNENTIFKNDKFIICYDKNTPKGISSRMATRLASYYQKVAVFLTKQENIIKGSIRSNNKVNSKELISMIPGHLIMNSGGHKAAAGFTFYEDVLNEFIKELENAIEKIEYNELNEDSIIIDAIIPKNFTKEKLVKIIDLFEPYGHGFKEFILKMEDVLIQEIRTIDKNGNSKHISMKIKNNRDYYKAIYFNGTQNIQELEIKDGQNIDIIFTIGEDFYNQSEKILKIIDLKKR from the coding sequence ATGAAAATTTGGAAAAAAAAAGAAATCGATATCAAAAAAGAAGATATAATCAGTATTGCAAAAAAGTATAATATTAGCTTTGTTGAAACAACACTATTACTAAGAAGAGAGGTTAAAGAAGAAGACTTTTTATTCTTTATAGAAAGTAGTGTAAACTTAATGCACAATCCATTTTTATTAAAAAATATAGACAAATTCATTTATAGAATTAATGAAGCCATTGAACATAAAGAAAATATATTGATCTTTGGAGACAAAGATGCTGATGGAATCACAGCCACAATAATAATGTATGAAACCCTTAAAAATTTTGGAATTAATGTAACCTATAAAATACCCTCTAATGGAGAATTTTATGGTATAACAAAACAAATCATCGATAAAGCATATGAAAATAAAATATCAATAATCATTACTGTTGATTGTGGAATTTCTAATATCGAAGAAGCAAACTATGCAAAATCAAAAAATATAGAAGTAATCATCACAGATCATCACCTTCCAAACAAAGAAATTAACACAGAAAATATAATTATTAATCCTCATTTAAAAGGAGATCTCTCGCCATTTAAAGAAATTGCTGGATGTTATGTCAGTTTTAAAGCATGTCTTGCACTCCAATTGTCCACCACTAACCTTTATAACAAAAACATCGCTTTTTTATTTCTAGAAAAATTAAATAATAATATCGTTCTTCATGCAATAGCAATAAACAACTATATTTTAAAAAAATATCTAATGTTAGAAAGTAATAATGACTTACAAAGTAATATTCATAAGCTAGAAGAATTCTCAAAAAATAAATACATAATTTTATTTAATAAAGATGAACAAAATCACCTTTTAAATAAATTCTTTAATAAGAAAATAGATATTGAAACAATTGATATTAGTGAAAATTTTGTAAAAAAGTTTCCAAAATTTTCTAAAAAAACATTAAAAGAACTCATGCAAATTTGTAAATATTTTAAATATAAAGAAATTGATATCAAAGAAAAATTATATTACATATTCTATAACATCATATTTGAAGTAAATAAAGATATATTAAAAAGCTGCCTTAAAAATCTTAAATTTGTTGCAATAGGCACTATTGCTGACAATATGCCAATTATCAATGAAAATCGAATAGTTGTAAAAGAAGGACTTAAAGAAATCGCATTAAGGGAAAATATGTCAATTAATTACCTTTTAAAAGAAGTCAACATACTAACAAAAACAAAAATAACCTCAACAGATATTGCTTTTAAGATTGCTCCAATACTAAATTCAACAGGAAGACTTGAAAAAGCAGATATTACAATTCAATTTCTATTAACCAAAGATATTAATAAAATAGAAAACAAGTTTAAAGAAATTAAAAACATTAATACTTTAAGAAAACATAAAGAAGAAATATCTTGGAATACACATAATGAGAATACCATTTTTAAAAATGATAAATTTATAATATGTTATGACAAAAATACTCCAAAAGGAATTAGTTCAAGAATGGCAACAAGGCTTGCTTCCTATTATCAAAAAGTGGCTGTTTTCTTAACAAAACAAGAAAACATAATTAAAGGCTCTATAAGATCAAATAATAAAGTAAATTCAAAAGAATTAATTTCAATGATACCGGGTCATTTAATAATGAACTCTGGAGGTCATAAAGCTGCTGCTGGATTTACATTCTATGAAGATGTATTAAATGAATTTATCAAAGAACTTGAAAACGCTATTGAAAAAATAGAATACAACGAATTAAATGAAGATTCAATAATAATCGATGCTATTATACCTAAGAACTTTACAAAAGAAAAACTTGTAAAAATAATAGATTTATTTGAACCTTACGGACATGGTTTTAAAGAATTTATTCTCAAAATGGAAGATGTACTAATTCAAGAAATTAGAACAATTGATAAAAATGGAAATTCGAAACATATAAGCATGAAAATCAAAAATAATAGAGATTATTATAAAGCCATTTACTTTAATGGAACTCAAAATATTCAAGAACTTGAAATCAAAGATGGACAAAATATAGACATAATATTTACAATTGGCGAAGACTTTTACAATCAAAGCGAAAAAATTTTAAAAATAATTGATCTTAAAAAGAGATAA